In Microbacterium sp. SLBN-146, one genomic interval encodes:
- a CDS encoding FBP domain-containing protein — MHALSDAQIRASFINVSQRERSAIELPAGLADLDWARLDVLGWRGSKAVLAGYVVGVVDGEPVGVLLRQTESRTRARPQCAWCEDVTLPNDVVFFGARRAGAAGRRGDSVGTLVCEQFQCSRNVRTPPPPAYLGFDIDAAIERRISNLRMNVEGFLRDIRDNT, encoded by the coding sequence ATGCATGCTCTTTCCGACGCGCAGATTCGCGCGTCCTTCATCAATGTCTCGCAGCGCGAGCGCTCGGCGATCGAACTCCCCGCCGGCCTCGCCGATCTCGACTGGGCCCGCCTCGATGTCCTCGGTTGGCGCGGCTCGAAGGCGGTGCTCGCGGGCTACGTCGTGGGTGTCGTCGACGGCGAACCCGTCGGCGTGCTCCTGCGTCAGACCGAGAGCCGCACCCGAGCCCGGCCCCAGTGCGCATGGTGTGAGGACGTCACCCTGCCCAACGACGTCGTCTTCTTCGGTGCGCGTCGCGCGGGAGCCGCCGGAAGACGCGGAGACTCGGTGGGGACTCTCGTCTGCGAGCAATTTCAGTGCAGCAGGAACGTCCGCACCCCGCCGCCACCCGCCTACCTCGGGTTCGACATCGATGCCGCCATCGAGCGACGCATTTCGAATCTCCGAATGAACGTCGAGGGCTTCCTCCGCGATATTCGCGACAACACCTGA
- the pfkB gene encoding 1-phosphofructokinase: MIITLTANPSLDRTIVLEDALRPGEVQSASEGREDAGGKGINVARVIAAAGADARAILPLADDDPFASALRAAGLRSEAVPIAGRARSNLTITDPAGTTTKLNLPGAELSREERSAIVRTVVEATAEARWLVLAGSLPPGAGDGFYVDVISAVRAAHGDRAPLVAVDTSGPALTAVVNDAAPDLIKPNDEELAELAGVAISDGDLAHAVLPVARELVPTKVRAALVTLGAAGAVLVTSAGAWSGRPPRIRVVSTVGAGDSSLAGYLLAEAAGGTPEDCLRSAIRYGAAAASLQGTQAPHPGDLPAGDVPVDRIL; this comes from the coding sequence ATGATCATCACGCTCACCGCCAATCCGTCGCTCGATCGGACGATCGTGCTCGAAGACGCCCTTCGCCCCGGCGAAGTCCAGTCCGCATCCGAAGGGCGAGAGGATGCGGGAGGCAAAGGCATCAACGTCGCGCGTGTGATCGCAGCAGCCGGGGCGGACGCCCGCGCGATCCTCCCGCTCGCCGACGACGACCCCTTCGCATCCGCCCTGCGCGCTGCAGGACTCCGGAGCGAGGCCGTCCCGATCGCGGGGCGGGCGCGCTCCAACCTGACGATCACGGATCCCGCCGGGACGACGACGAAGCTCAACCTTCCCGGCGCCGAGTTGAGCCGCGAAGAGCGTTCGGCGATCGTGCGCACCGTCGTTGAGGCCACAGCAGAAGCTCGCTGGCTCGTGTTGGCAGGTTCGCTGCCGCCGGGCGCCGGCGACGGGTTCTATGTCGACGTCATCAGCGCCGTCAGGGCGGCTCACGGCGATCGTGCGCCGCTCGTCGCGGTCGATACATCGGGGCCCGCGCTGACTGCGGTCGTCAACGATGCGGCACCGGATCTCATCAAGCCCAACGATGAGGAGCTCGCCGAGCTCGCCGGCGTGGCGATCAGCGATGGGGATCTCGCCCACGCCGTCCTCCCGGTCGCGAGAGAGCTCGTGCCGACCAAAGTGCGGGCTGCCCTCGTGACTCTCGGAGCCGCCGGCGCGGTGCTCGTGACATCCGCTGGCGCCTGGTCTGGTCGCCCGCCGCGCATCCGCGTCGTGAGCACTGTCGGCGCGGGTGACAGCTCGCTCGCGGGGTACCTGCTCGCGGAGGCTGCGGGCGGAACACCGGAGGACTGTCTGCGCAGCGCCATCCGGTATGGGGCGGCCGCCGCGTCGCTCCAGGGCACGCAAGCTCCTCACCCAGGGGACCTTCCCGCTGGCGACGTTCCCGTCGACCGGATTCTGTAA
- a CDS encoding DeoR/GlpR family DNA-binding transcription regulator — MYATERQELIERLLLDEGRVSVVDLSRRFDVTTETVRRDLDLLERTGALRRVHGGAVPTERGSTSETALDERRLHHAPAKVAIARRAVAAVREGFQGSLYFDAGTTTAAVAAELAPRLAGSAIDVVTHALPIALDLSARVTVSLVGGRVRGLTSAAVGADTVHSIETLRPDIAFIGANGVSAGFGISTPDPDEAAVKAAIVRAARRVIVVADAEKLDRELLVSFARLTDIDVLVTDAAPAQALAEALHAAEVEVWIA; from the coding sequence GTGTACGCAACGGAGCGACAGGAACTGATCGAGCGGCTTCTGCTCGACGAGGGGCGTGTGAGCGTTGTCGACTTGTCCCGACGGTTCGACGTCACGACCGAAACGGTGAGGCGCGACCTCGATCTGCTCGAGCGCACGGGGGCACTGCGCCGGGTCCACGGTGGTGCCGTCCCCACCGAGCGCGGCAGCACCAGCGAGACCGCGCTCGATGAGCGTCGACTGCATCACGCGCCGGCCAAGGTTGCCATCGCGCGCCGCGCCGTTGCCGCCGTGCGCGAGGGCTTCCAGGGGTCGCTCTACTTCGACGCGGGCACCACGACCGCGGCGGTGGCCGCCGAGCTCGCCCCGCGGCTCGCGGGGTCAGCGATCGACGTCGTCACGCACGCCCTCCCGATCGCGCTCGACCTGTCGGCCCGCGTCACGGTGTCGCTCGTCGGCGGTCGCGTGCGCGGACTCACATCGGCGGCCGTCGGCGCAGATACCGTCCATTCGATCGAGACGCTCCGTCCGGACATCGCATTCATCGGCGCCAACGGGGTGTCGGCCGGTTTCGGCATCAGCACACCCGATCCCGACGAGGCCGCCGTGAAGGCGGCGATCGTTCGCGCGGCTCGCCGGGTCATCGTCGTCGCTGACGCCGAGAAGCTCGATCGCGAACTGCTCGTCTCCTTCGCGCGCCTGACCGACATCGATGTCCTCGTGACGGATGCCGCGCCCGCTCAGGCCCTCGCGGAGGCGCTCCACGCCGCCGAAGTGGAGGTGTGGATCGCATGA
- a CDS encoding fructose-specific PTS transporter subunit EIIC: MTDTITPELVSLDVGLGADKAAVIRALAQRVVEQGRGTDAEALFADAWAREEKDETGLPGGIAIPHAKSAAVTTPSLAFARLAPGVDFGAPDGPADLVFLIAAPDGAAEAHLAVLSKLARSLMQDDFTAGLRAAATNDDVVAIVRAAIGEGDAPAPAAQATTPPPAAAAAPASQFEIDGRPLRIVAVTSCATGIAHTFMAADALSAAGKKAGVDLTVEPQGSSGYKALPQSVIDDADAVIFANDVDVRESQRFAGKPVVRVGVKAGIERADALVAEAAAAASDPSAPRVPAGSSSSTSSTSTSQLSWGANIQRILLTGVSYMIPFVAGGGLLIALGFAIGGFQVTENAGTVITQNALWNLPAEDGTSPFGPLGQYLGAVAFMIGATSMGFLVSALAGYIAFAIADRPGIAPGFVAGAVAVLMNAGFIGGIIGGLLAGLVAWWLGRLDAPRWLRGLMPVVIIPLLASIVASGLMILLLGRPIASLMELLNDGLTNLAGGAGIIIVGVILGLMMCFDLGGPVNKVAYAFAVAGLAAGSQDNPTPYLIMAAVMTAGMVPPLAMALASTILARPLFTPVERENGVAAWLLGASFISEGAIPFAAADPLRVIPASMVGGAVTGALSMFFGVQSLAPHGGIWVAFAINPIWGFLVALVAGTVVSALLVVALKKWVGHRELEQAETSTATATAVPA, from the coding sequence GTGACAGACACCATCACCCCGGAACTCGTCAGCCTGGACGTCGGGCTGGGAGCCGACAAGGCGGCCGTCATCCGCGCGCTCGCGCAGAGGGTCGTCGAACAGGGGCGCGGCACCGATGCCGAGGCCCTGTTCGCCGACGCGTGGGCTCGTGAAGAGAAGGACGAGACAGGCCTTCCCGGCGGCATCGCCATTCCGCACGCCAAGAGCGCGGCGGTCACGACACCGTCGCTCGCCTTTGCGCGACTCGCGCCCGGTGTCGACTTCGGCGCCCCCGACGGTCCGGCCGACCTCGTGTTCCTCATCGCGGCCCCGGATGGTGCCGCTGAGGCCCATCTCGCCGTGCTGTCGAAGCTCGCCCGGAGCCTCATGCAGGACGACTTCACGGCCGGGCTCCGCGCGGCGGCGACGAACGACGACGTTGTGGCGATCGTGCGTGCGGCCATCGGCGAGGGGGATGCTCCAGCCCCCGCCGCGCAGGCCACCACGCCACCGCCCGCCGCGGCGGCCGCCCCCGCTTCGCAGTTCGAGATCGACGGGCGCCCGCTCCGGATCGTCGCCGTCACATCGTGTGCGACGGGCATCGCGCACACCTTCATGGCAGCAGATGCCCTGTCGGCCGCGGGTAAGAAGGCCGGTGTCGATCTCACGGTCGAACCGCAGGGCTCGAGTGGCTACAAGGCACTCCCGCAGTCCGTCATCGACGACGCCGACGCCGTCATCTTCGCCAACGACGTCGATGTACGGGAGTCGCAGCGCTTCGCCGGCAAGCCGGTCGTGAGAGTCGGCGTCAAGGCAGGCATCGAGCGCGCCGATGCCCTCGTCGCTGAGGCCGCGGCCGCGGCATCCGATCCATCCGCGCCCCGCGTTCCAGCGGGCAGTTCGTCGTCCACGTCGTCCACGTCGACCTCGCAACTGTCCTGGGGTGCGAACATCCAGCGGATCCTGCTGACGGGTGTCAGCTACATGATCCCGTTCGTCGCCGGTGGCGGTCTGCTCATCGCGCTCGGCTTCGCGATCGGTGGGTTCCAGGTCACCGAGAACGCCGGCACCGTCATCACGCAAAACGCGCTGTGGAACCTCCCGGCCGAAGACGGCACATCGCCGTTCGGCCCGCTCGGGCAGTACCTCGGAGCGGTCGCCTTCATGATCGGCGCCACCTCGATGGGCTTCCTCGTTTCCGCTCTCGCGGGGTACATCGCCTTCGCGATCGCCGACCGGCCCGGAATCGCACCCGGCTTCGTCGCCGGTGCCGTCGCCGTCCTCATGAACGCCGGCTTCATCGGCGGCATCATCGGCGGTCTCCTCGCGGGTCTCGTCGCGTGGTGGCTCGGTCGACTCGATGCACCTCGCTGGCTGCGCGGCCTCATGCCGGTCGTCATCATCCCGCTGCTTGCGTCGATCGTCGCCTCGGGTCTCATGATCCTGCTGCTCGGACGCCCGATCGCCTCGCTCATGGAGCTGCTCAACGACGGGCTCACGAACCTCGCGGGCGGCGCCGGCATCATCATCGTCGGCGTCATCCTCGGCCTCATGATGTGCTTCGACCTGGGAGGACCCGTCAACAAGGTCGCCTACGCGTTCGCTGTCGCTGGTCTCGCAGCAGGATCGCAAGACAACCCGACGCCGTACCTCATCATGGCTGCCGTCATGACGGCAGGAATGGTGCCGCCGCTTGCGATGGCGCTGGCCTCGACGATCCTCGCTCGCCCGCTGTTCACTCCGGTCGAGCGTGAGAACGGCGTCGCCGCCTGGCTGCTGGGCGCCTCGTTCATCTCGGAGGGCGCGATTCCCTTCGCCGCCGCGGATCCGCTTCGCGTCATCCCGGCCTCGATGGTCGGCGGTGCAGTGACCGGCGCGCTGAGCATGTTCTTCGGCGTCCAGTCGCTCGCTCCGCACGGCGGAATCTGGGTCGCATTCGCGATCAACCCGATCTGGGGATTCCTGGTCGCCCTGGTAGCAGGTACCGTCGTGAGTGCTCTCCTCGTGGTCGCGCTCAAGAAGTGGGTCGGCCACCGAGAGCTCGAACAGGCCGAGACCTCGACCGCGACCGCGACTGCGGTTCCGGCCTGA
- a CDS encoding helix-turn-helix domain-containing protein has product MADSSPQGAGGRDMSPATDSAAWADFSSALGRRLQEARHDLNLTQEQVASASGISTFTYQKLENGESNPGTPANPRLHTIASLAKVLKIDIGDLVSPPPDEATAPDRRRAEV; this is encoded by the coding sequence ATGGCGGATAGTTCACCGCAGGGAGCGGGAGGACGAGACATGTCGCCCGCGACGGATTCGGCGGCCTGGGCCGACTTCTCCTCTGCTTTGGGCCGTCGACTGCAGGAAGCGCGGCACGACCTGAATCTGACTCAGGAACAGGTGGCCTCGGCATCCGGCATTTCGACCTTCACCTATCAGAAGCTCGAGAACGGCGAGTCGAACCCGGGAACCCCTGCGAACCCTCGACTGCACACGATCGCGTCACTGGCGAAAGTGCTCAAGATCGACATCGGCGATCTCGTCTCGCCTCCGCCTGACGAGGCGACGGCGCCCGACAGGCGACGCGCGGAAGTCTGA
- a CDS encoding HPr family phosphocarrier protein, with protein MAERQATIASSSGLHARPAKLFVQAVQEKKIPVTIAVEGGADLNAGSILSLMGLGASHGTVVTLKAEGEGADQALDELVILLETDLDAE; from the coding sequence ATGGCAGAGCGCCAAGCCACCATCGCCAGCAGCTCAGGGCTGCACGCCCGACCCGCGAAGCTCTTCGTCCAGGCGGTGCAGGAGAAGAAGATCCCCGTGACGATCGCCGTCGAGGGCGGCGCAGACCTCAACGCGGGGAGCATCCTGTCGCTCATGGGTCTCGGCGCCTCGCACGGGACGGTCGTGACTCTGAAGGCCGAGGGAGAGGGCGCTGATCAGGCTCTCGACGAGCTCGTGATCCTCTTGGAGACCGATCTCGACGCCGAGTAG
- a CDS encoding MBL fold metallo-hydrolase has protein sequence MRVTKFEHAALRVDKEGSSLLIDPGSFTLPIAELASVVAVVLTHEHPDHWTPEHLDRVRASVPGVPIYGPDGVANAAPGYDITVVHPGDTVTVEPFTLQFFGGTHNVIHESIPVIDNVGVLVNDQLYYPGDSYAVPKGVAVDLLAAPLGAPWLKIGEAMDFVLAVAPRRAFGTHDMTLSVIGRDMHRARLRWATEQGGGVFLDLDPSESTEL, from the coding sequence ATGCGAGTCACAAAGTTCGAGCACGCCGCCCTCCGCGTCGACAAGGAAGGCAGCAGTCTTCTCATCGATCCGGGCTCCTTCACCCTGCCCATCGCCGAGTTGGCGTCAGTCGTGGCGGTCGTGCTCACGCACGAACATCCCGACCACTGGACCCCCGAGCACCTGGATCGTGTCCGTGCATCCGTTCCCGGAGTGCCGATCTACGGGCCCGATGGCGTCGCGAACGCGGCTCCCGGATACGACATCACCGTCGTTCATCCGGGCGACACCGTCACCGTCGAGCCGTTCACGCTGCAGTTCTTCGGGGGCACGCACAACGTGATTCACGAGTCGATCCCGGTCATCGACAATGTCGGTGTCCTCGTCAACGACCAGCTGTACTACCCGGGCGATTCCTACGCGGTGCCCAAAGGCGTCGCGGTCGACCTGCTCGCAGCTCCGCTCGGCGCGCCCTGGCTGAAGATCGGCGAAGCCATGGACTTCGTGCTCGCTGTCGCGCCGCGCCGTGCTTTCGGGACGCACGACATGACGCTCTCCGTCATCGGTCGCGACATGCATCGCGCTCGGCTGCGCTGGGCGACCGAACAGGGCGGCGGGGTCTTCCTCGACCTCGATCCGTCCGAGTCGACAGAGCTCTGA
- the efeB gene encoding iron uptake transporter deferrochelatase/peroxidase subunit — translation MTSPDGSPASGLTRRGMLGLLGAGGAGLVAGGVGGAAVAAAATTDAVATAAERLVYPFFGAHQGGITTPVQEHLHIAAFDMADGANRDDIQTLLQDWSYAASRMTQGLDVTSSGALGGDPQAPPDDTGEAIGTPANGLTITIGLGPTLFRADGVDRFGLAVRAPEDLVALPRFVGDDLNPRQSYGDLCIQACANDPQVAVHAIRNLTRIAFGRAAIRWSQLGFGRTSRTTSEQSTPRNLFGYKDGTANILADDTGALKQHVWVGEDDGPSWLAGGTYLVVRKIAMTIELWDRQRLAEQDRIFGRNKGEGAPLSGGDEFTPPDFAANDATGAPAIDPDSHVRLAHPSQNDGIRLLRRGYNFVDGNSEIGQLAAGLLFLSFQRSPEQFIAVQRRLAASDLMNEYVRHVGSSVWAVPPGVEDGGYIGSGLFD, via the coding sequence GTGACGTCACCCGACGGATCCCCTGCGAGTGGGCTGACCAGGCGCGGGATGCTGGGACTGCTCGGCGCGGGCGGCGCAGGCCTCGTCGCCGGCGGAGTCGGCGGTGCCGCCGTCGCCGCGGCGGCGACGACGGATGCTGTCGCTACCGCCGCGGAGCGTCTCGTCTACCCGTTCTTCGGGGCCCATCAGGGCGGGATCACGACGCCCGTCCAGGAGCACCTCCACATCGCGGCGTTCGACATGGCGGACGGCGCGAACCGCGACGACATCCAGACGCTGCTGCAGGACTGGTCGTACGCGGCGTCCCGCATGACGCAAGGGCTCGACGTCACCTCCAGCGGGGCGCTGGGCGGAGATCCTCAGGCGCCGCCGGATGACACGGGCGAAGCGATCGGCACTCCCGCGAACGGCCTCACGATCACGATCGGTCTCGGGCCGACGCTGTTCCGCGCAGACGGCGTAGACAGGTTCGGGCTCGCGGTGCGTGCACCCGAAGATCTCGTCGCGCTGCCGAGATTCGTCGGAGACGACCTGAATCCGCGGCAGTCGTATGGGGACCTGTGCATCCAGGCGTGCGCGAACGATCCGCAGGTCGCCGTGCATGCCATCCGCAACCTCACCCGCATCGCGTTCGGCCGCGCGGCGATCCGCTGGTCGCAGCTGGGTTTCGGCCGGACGTCTCGCACGACGAGCGAGCAGTCGACGCCGCGGAACCTCTTCGGCTACAAGGACGGGACGGCGAACATCCTGGCCGACGACACCGGGGCGCTGAAGCAGCACGTCTGGGTTGGCGAGGATGACGGGCCCTCATGGCTCGCCGGCGGTACCTATCTCGTCGTCCGAAAGATCGCGATGACGATCGAGCTGTGGGATCGTCAGCGACTCGCAGAGCAGGATCGGATCTTCGGAAGGAACAAGGGCGAGGGAGCGCCGCTGTCAGGCGGTGACGAGTTCACACCTCCGGATTTCGCCGCGAACGATGCCACGGGTGCGCCCGCGATCGACCCCGACTCGCATGTCCGCCTCGCGCATCCCTCGCAGAACGACGGAATCCGCCTCCTCCGACGCGGCTACAACTTCGTCGACGGCAACAGCGAGATCGGACAGCTCGCAGCGGGTCTTCTGTTCCTGTCGTTCCAGCGGAGTCCCGAGCAGTTCATCGCTGTCCAGCGCCGACTCGCGGCATCTGATCTCATGAACGAGTACGTCCGGCACGTCGGCTCTTCCGTCTGGGCCGTCCCGCCCGGCGTCGAGGACGGCGGTTACATCGGCTCGGGACTGTTCGACTGA
- the efeO gene encoding iron uptake system protein EfeO, with protein sequence MTVAASAAAVVVILSGCVPNTEASAAAVTVRSTDDTCDVSSKSAASGNVTFKVANDGTQVTEFYLLADDGLRIVGEVENIAPGASRTLTVVAQPGDYFTLCKPGMIGEGVGRAGFAVQGEKVAISGDDAEVKQEAVGLYAAFVKDQVEQLVPGVEELTAAYVANDDDTARALFPTVRAYYERIEPVAEALGDLDPRIDYRELDAVAEGLEWTGFHRIEKDLWVPASDALNSDDETPAWQDWKPSTREERQQWADRLQADVAELNDYVHGEEFQTALDDQGIAGISNGAIALLDEVATGKITGEEDWWSGTDLWDFAANVEGSKMAYSLVSDFAASTGTEGEQIIARIDEGYAALEGKLAQYGSLTNGFVTYSDLTDDDRRAFTDLINALAEPLSRLTVVVLT encoded by the coding sequence ATGACCGTGGCCGCCTCCGCTGCCGCTGTCGTCGTGATCCTTTCGGGATGCGTCCCGAACACCGAGGCCTCCGCGGCTGCCGTGACTGTCCGGTCGACCGACGACACGTGCGACGTGTCCTCGAAGAGCGCCGCGAGCGGCAACGTCACGTTCAAGGTCGCGAACGACGGCACCCAGGTGACGGAGTTCTATCTCCTCGCCGACGACGGCTTGCGGATCGTCGGCGAAGTCGAGAACATCGCCCCCGGAGCGAGTCGCACACTGACCGTCGTGGCGCAGCCCGGCGACTACTTCACACTGTGCAAGCCGGGAATGATCGGCGAGGGTGTCGGGCGAGCAGGATTCGCCGTGCAGGGCGAGAAGGTCGCGATCTCGGGTGACGACGCCGAGGTCAAGCAGGAGGCGGTCGGTCTTTACGCGGCGTTCGTAAAGGACCAGGTCGAGCAGCTCGTGCCCGGTGTGGAGGAACTGACCGCCGCCTACGTCGCGAACGACGACGATACGGCACGCGCTCTGTTCCCGACGGTCCGTGCATACTACGAGCGCATCGAACCCGTCGCCGAGGCGCTCGGTGACCTGGACCCGCGGATCGACTACCGCGAGCTCGATGCGGTCGCCGAAGGCCTCGAGTGGACAGGATTCCACCGGATCGAGAAGGACCTCTGGGTTCCCGCGAGCGACGCGCTGAACTCAGACGACGAGACACCCGCGTGGCAGGACTGGAAGCCGTCCACGAGGGAAGAACGCCAGCAGTGGGCGGACCGTCTCCAGGCCGACGTCGCCGAGCTCAACGACTACGTGCACGGCGAGGAATTCCAGACGGCGCTCGACGATCAGGGCATCGCGGGGATCTCCAACGGTGCGATCGCGCTCCTCGATGAGGTCGCGACCGGCAAGATCACCGGAGAGGAGGACTGGTGGTCGGGCACCGACCTCTGGGACTTCGCGGCGAACGTCGAAGGCTCGAAGATGGCGTACTCGCTCGTGAGCGACTTCGCGGCGTCGACAGGCACGGAGGGCGAGCAGATCATCGCCCGCATCGACGAGGGGTACGCCGCCCTCGAAGGCAAGCTCGCCCAGTACGGCTCGCTGACCAACGGATTCGTTACCTACTCGGACCTCACCGATGATGATCGTCGCGCGTTCACCGACCTCATCAATGCCCTCGCCGAGCCGTTGTCCCGCCTCACCGTGGTTGTTCTGACGTGA
- a CDS encoding aminoglycoside phosphotransferase family protein, translating into MADRPSAEWVIDELVVDRLVAEALPHLVALPRRRASAGWDCDVWRIGDDLALRMPRRSAAVSLVLHEQQVLPVVGPAIEASGVHVPTPLFLGEPSDAFPRPWSLVPWFDGSSGISVPREERRRWASDLANALLALHTPAPSQHPRNPFRGVPLAERSDVVRARLDHVVGVEPSLLARAALTWTRGVNAEPWGGTPLWIHGDLHPGNLVSDASGLRAIIDFGDVTAGDPACDLASAWLIFDEQGRADFIGALGDHYDPVDWTRARAWAVALSLAMISQSDDNPVYRELGLISLAEAATD; encoded by the coding sequence ATGGCCGATCGACCGAGCGCAGAGTGGGTGATCGACGAACTCGTCGTCGATCGCCTCGTCGCGGAGGCCCTCCCCCACCTCGTCGCGCTGCCACGTCGCCGGGCATCCGCAGGCTGGGACTGCGACGTGTGGCGGATCGGAGACGATCTCGCCCTGAGGATGCCGCGCCGCAGCGCCGCCGTTTCGCTCGTCCTCCACGAGCAGCAGGTTCTTCCCGTCGTTGGCCCGGCCATCGAAGCGAGCGGTGTCCACGTGCCCACGCCCCTCTTCCTCGGCGAGCCGTCAGACGCCTTCCCGCGGCCATGGTCGCTTGTGCCGTGGTTCGACGGTTCCAGTGGGATCTCCGTGCCCCGCGAAGAGCGGCGCCGCTGGGCATCCGACCTCGCAAACGCGCTTCTCGCGCTGCACACGCCAGCTCCGTCGCAGCATCCACGGAACCCCTTCCGAGGGGTGCCGCTCGCCGAACGATCCGATGTCGTGCGGGCGCGGCTCGATCACGTCGTCGGCGTTGAGCCGTCTCTCCTCGCGCGGGCCGCGCTCACCTGGACGAGAGGGGTGAATGCCGAACCGTGGGGCGGGACACCCCTGTGGATCCACGGCGACCTGCACCCGGGCAACCTCGTCTCAGACGCCAGCGGACTGCGGGCGATCATCGACTTCGGAGACGTGACCGCGGGCGATCCCGCGTGCGATCTGGCATCAGCATGGCTCATCTTCGACGAACAGGGGCGGGCCGATTTCATCGGTGCGCTGGGAGACCACTACGACCCCGTCGACTGGACGAGGGCGCGGGCGTGGGCCGTCGCGCTCTCACTCGCGATGATCTCCCAGAGCGACGACAATCCCGTCTATCGCGAACTCGGCCTGATCTCGCTCGCCGAGGCGGCGACCGACTGA
- the efeU gene encoding iron uptake transporter permease EfeU encodes MLPSFLIGLREGLEAALVVGILVAYMSRIGRRDLLPRMWAGVVLAIVLSLALGAILTFGAYTLSFTAQEVIGGVLSLLAVAMVTWMIFWMQRAGRTMTRSLQGGVDDAVREGSLWAIVVLGFVSVAREGIETTLFLWAMVRSFGDTPGALIGAVLGISAAAVAGWLIAKGAVRLSLRGFFTWTAAFLIVVAAGVLAYAVHDLQEAAVLPGPFSGAAPVDPDTGTVLVGWGAVPFGWAFDVSSAVPPGSALAHLLQGLIGFMPLMSWLQVIAWGLYTAIVGGLFFRNLLRSAPRQHPAVAPETVSPDGAESPSPITTESK; translated from the coding sequence ATGCTTCCGTCGTTTCTCATCGGCCTTCGTGAAGGTCTCGAGGCCGCCCTCGTCGTCGGCATCCTCGTCGCCTATATGTCGCGTATCGGTCGCCGCGATCTGCTGCCCCGAATGTGGGCCGGTGTCGTCCTGGCGATCGTGCTCTCGCTCGCGTTGGGCGCGATCCTGACGTTCGGCGCCTACACGCTCAGCTTCACGGCGCAGGAGGTCATCGGGGGAGTGCTCTCGCTCCTCGCGGTGGCGATGGTCACCTGGATGATCTTCTGGATGCAACGCGCCGGACGCACGATGACGCGGTCGCTGCAGGGGGGCGTCGACGACGCGGTCCGAGAGGGATCGCTGTGGGCCATCGTCGTGCTCGGTTTCGTCTCCGTGGCACGCGAGGGGATCGAGACGACCCTCTTCCTGTGGGCGATGGTGCGATCGTTCGGCGACACCCCCGGAGCACTCATCGGCGCCGTCCTCGGGATCAGCGCAGCGGCGGTCGCGGGGTGGCTCATCGCGAAGGGGGCCGTGCGGCTGAGTCTGCGCGGCTTCTTCACCTGGACGGCCGCGTTCCTCATCGTCGTGGCCGCAGGGGTGCTCGCCTACGCCGTCCACGATCTGCAGGAAGCCGCCGTCCTTCCGGGACCGTTCTCGGGTGCTGCGCCGGTCGACCCCGACACGGGGACCGTCCTCGTCGGCTGGGGGGCTGTTCCGTTCGGCTGGGCCTTCGACGTCTCGTCGGCCGTTCCGCCGGGAAGCGCCCTCGCTCACCTTCTGCAGGGACTCATCGGGTTCATGCCGCTGATGTCGTGGCTCCAGGTCATCGCCTGGGGACTGTACACGGCGATCGTCGGGGGGCTCTTCTTTCGCAACCTCCTCCGGTCCGCGCCGCGGCAGCATCCTGCTGTCGCGCCCGAGACCGTTTCACCCGACGGCGCCGAGTCGCCGTCGCCTATCACCACAGAGAGCAAGTAG
- a CDS encoding SRPBCC family protein: MQIIETIDVNVPITTAYNQWTQFETFPQFMDEVVSITQRDETNLEWTVKVAGAERTFDAVITEQHPDERVAWTSTEGDLQHAGVVTFHKLSDDETRVTVQLDWEPKGLLEKIGSAVGVGKHAVSHDLKEFKKFIEGAHHETGAWRGDVPRD; the protein is encoded by the coding sequence ATGCAGATCATCGAGACCATCGACGTGAACGTACCGATCACGACGGCCTACAACCAGTGGACGCAGTTCGAGACGTTTCCCCAGTTCATGGACGAGGTCGTTTCGATCACGCAGCGCGATGAGACGAACCTGGAGTGGACCGTCAAGGTCGCGGGTGCTGAGCGGACGTTCGATGCCGTCATCACGGAGCAGCATCCCGATGAGCGGGTCGCGTGGACGAGCACGGAAGGCGATCTTCAGCACGCCGGCGTCGTCACCTTCCACAAGCTGTCCGATGACGAGACACGTGTCACCGTGCAGCTCGACTGGGAGCCGAAGGGTCTCCTCGAGAAGATCGGTTCGGCCGTCGGTGTCGGGAAGCACGCCGTGTCGCATGATCTCAAGGAGTTCAAGAAGTTCATCGAGGGTGCGCATCACGAGACCGGTGCATGGCGGGGAGACGTTCCCCGCGACTGA